The following proteins come from a genomic window of Malus domestica chromosome 02, GDT2T_hap1:
- the LOC103418406 gene encoding uncharacterized protein has product MNPHKTEDLFHHHFHHHQHQHQHHLSHHDLGPPPHQIMESPPSISLPADDVVFPLPPEIDLFRSPSSSPSHSSDENDDVPNPNPKSDPKSQPIYISPEPHISSQFYTFNPDSHSLMIRCILDARLATPVEIRAATPRPVLKSWRAVWKDRNEDTAYVTAWKRIQDKLAAHVDQNGNEFLCFKNNNQQFVSHINQWQDIVMSFHSDADLKHLGLKETIDRIKQVWTVGAKFYGIPESYIRVCVAACTICSTDNSGLSGRGKRRRFEYTESFDVPAKEVPTRLQQLAAKHKVVLCIRQKYIRYKPFMAEVKDYACHRAGEPAAKKSKILKREPYASKRCGCGFRIRAIVPITNYNEKDKTFVYQEEGVAVFKLYAVHSGHEPGPLDGNARIMHRVVGHKGGIFMDQDTVYGVSEELDNDGFGLFGKDEGDMQLLVMQQVQELRAEVGLLEEKIVKMPQELLGSVSRDLFDLVNKVRQVGEESSKPMDLLQDKTLAGDILVGDNDLAHWSDHHHERLYGDGKDTDLIEDDEDSFGRTLGDGVPWEQLREDCRSPKDLIGDPCKPEKWLKCSEFDEKSMLDCEDTKLTKSLRHDEGIGADVGLVGIQVDSFYQANSKWFDSPCGLDPAADCGDNTFRNEEIV; this is encoded by the coding sequence ATGAATCCTCACAAAACGGAAGATCTCTTCCACCATCActtccaccaccaccaacaccaACACCAACACCACCTCAGCCACCATGATCTGGGCCCACCTCCCCACCAGATCATGGAATCCCCGCCCTCCATTTCACTCCCTGCAGACGACGTCGTCTTCCCACTCCCCCCGGAAATCGACCTCTTCCGCTCCCCCTCCTCCTCTCCCTCCCACTCCTCCGACGAAAACGACGACGTCCCAAACCCTAACCCCAAATCCGACCCCAAATCCCAGCCCATCTACATCTCCCCGGAGCCCCACATCTCCTCCCAGTTCTACACCTTCAACCCGGATTCCCATTCCCTCATGATCAGGTGCATCCTCGACGCCCGCCTCGCCACCCCCGTCGAGATCCGCGCCGCCACGCCCCGCCCCGTCCTCAAGTCCTGGCGCGCCGTCTGGAAGGACCGCAACGAGGACACCGCCTACGTCACCGCCTGGAAGCGCATCCAGGACAAGCTCGCCGCCCACGTCGACCAAAACGGTAACGAATTCTTGTGCTTCAAGAACAATAACCAGCAATTCGTTTCTCACATTAATCAGTGGCAAGACATTGTTATGAGTTTCCATAGCGATGCCGATTTGAAACACTTAGGGTTGAAGGAAACCATTGATAGGATTAAGCAGGTTTGGACTGTAGGTGCTAAGTTTTATGGAATTCCTGAGAGTTACATTAGGGTTTGTGTTGCTGCATGCACCATTTGCTCCACGGATAATTCGGGGCTCTCAGGGAGGGGCAAACGCCGGCGGTTTGAGTATACCGAGTCTTTTGATGTGCCTGCTAAAGAGGTGCCCACTAGGCTTCAGCAGTTGGCTGCTAAGCATAAGGTGGTTCTTTGTATAAGGCAGAAGTATATCAGGTATAAGCCCTTTATGGCGGAGGTTAAGGACTATGCTTGTCATAGGGCCGGGGAGCCCGCTGCTAAGAAGTCCAAGATTTTGAAGAGGGAACCATATGCTTCGAAGAGGTGCGGCTGTGGGTTTCGGATTAGGGCCATTGTTCCAATTACAAATTACAATGAGAAGGACAAGACTTTTGTGTATCAGGAAGAGGGGGTGGCAGTGTTTAAGCTGTATGCTGTGCATTCAGGGCATGAGCCAGGTCCATTGGACGGGAATGCGAGGATTATGCATCGGGTTGTGGGGCACAAAGGTGGGATTTTTATGGATCAGGATACTGTGTATGGGGTCAGTGAGGAATTGGACAATGATGGATTTGGATTGTTCGGGAAGGATGAGGGGGACATGCAGTTGTTAGTCATGCAACAGGTGCAGGAATTGAGAGCTGAAGTTGGGCTTTTAGAAGAGAAAATTGTGAAAATGCCGCAAGAGCTTTTGGGTTCAGTGTCTCGAGATTTGTTTGATCTTGTCAATAAAGTTAGACAAGTAGGAGAGGAGAGTTCAAAGCCAATGGATTTGCTACAGGATAAGACACTTGCAGGTGATATTTTGGTTGGGGATAATGATTTGGCCCATTGGAGTGATCACCATCACGAACGTTTATATGGAGATGGCAAGGACACTGATCTgattgaggatgatgaagacAGTTTTGGGCGAACTCTTGGGGATGGTGTCCCTTGGGAGCAGCTGAGGGAAGACTGTAGGAGTCCGAAAGATCTGATCGGTGACCCTTGTAAGCCTGAAAAGTGGTTGAAGTGCAGTGAATTTGATGAGAAGAGCATGCTTGATTGCGAGGATACGAAACTAACCAAGTCCTTAAGACATGATGAGGGTATAGGGGCAGATGTTGGTCTTGTTGGTATACAGGTCGATAGCTTCTATCAAGCGAATTCGAAATGGTTTGATTCTCCTTGTGGGTTGGATCCAGCTGCCGATTGTGGGGATAATACGTTCAGGAATGAGGAGATTGTTTAG